From one Deinococcus aetherius genomic stretch:
- a CDS encoding IS3 family transposase — protein MGLPRSSLSYRPHPRHDERLRQRIKTLAHEHRRWGCRRVHATLRREGVQVNRKTRKIRTGQPLPLRAERPNQVWTYDFVFDQTLTGQPLKILTLTDEFTRQSLALRCGTAFTSADVKAVLVEMMRERGVPAFIRSDNGLEFIAHDRGIWLAMQEVGTRYIDPGKPWQNGVAESFHARLRDELLNLDVFHSARHAQVLLDDWRTFYNGARPHSSLAYLTPDEFAQRWAQPPPHPQPYTPPESNLQSALP, from the coding sequence GTGGGCCTACCCCGCTCGTCGCTGTCCTACCGCCCCCATCCTCGGCATGACGAAAGGCTCAGGCAACGGATCAAGACGTTGGCCCACGAGCATCGCCGCTGGGGATGCCGCCGGGTTCACGCCACGCTGCGCCGGGAAGGCGTCCAGGTGAACCGCAAGACCCGAAAAATCCGCACCGGGCAGCCCCTTCCCCTGCGGGCCGAGCGGCCGAATCAGGTGTGGACCTACGATTTCGTCTTTGACCAGACCCTGACCGGACAACCCCTGAAAATCCTGACCCTCACGGATGAGTTCACCCGGCAATCGCTCGCCCTCCGTTGTGGGACAGCTTTTACGTCCGCCGACGTGAAAGCCGTCCTGGTCGAAATGATGCGAGAACGGGGCGTTCCTGCGTTCATCCGCAGCGATAACGGCCTGGAATTCATCGCCCACGACCGGGGGATCTGGCTGGCCATGCAGGAGGTCGGCACTCGGTACATCGACCCCGGGAAACCCTGGCAAAACGGCGTGGCAGAGAGCTTCCACGCCCGCTTGAGGGACGAGTTGCTGAACCTGGACGTCTTTCACTCCGCCCGGCACGCCCAGGTGCTGCTCGATGACTGGCGAACGTTCTACAACGGCGCCAGGCCGCATTCTTCTCTGGCCTACCTCACCCCGGACGAGTTCGCCCAGCGGTGGGCTCAGCCCCCACCCCACCCGCAGCCGTACACTCCCCCTGAGTCGAACCTCCAGTCAGCTTTGCCCTAA
- a CDS encoding transposase: MKQRKFSEEQILGLLQDAKKGEKPIEELCREAGCSTASFSTWKAKYGDATMIETRRLRQLERENERLLKLVGQQRLELEGMKELLSKKR, from the coding sequence ATGAAACAGCGGAAGTTCAGTGAGGAACAGATCTTAGGGCTGCTCCAAGACGCCAAAAAGGGCGAAAAGCCCATCGAGGAGTTGTGCCGGGAGGCCGGGTGCAGCACGGCCTCCTTCTCCACCTGGAAGGCCAAATACGGCGACGCCACGATGATTGAAACCCGGCGGCTCCGTCAGTTGGAACGCGAGAACGAGCGGCTCCTCAAGCTGGTGGGCCAGCAGCGCCTGGAGCTGGAAGGGATGAAGGAGTTGCTTTCAAAAAAGCGGTGA